The DNA window ATCAGAGGCTAGAAAATATCGTTTAAACTTAACTTTAGCCCACCAATACGTCAACCAGTTGGTGCAAGGCAATGACACCAAAATTCGCGACGCTGTTTTTGGCAATGTCGGCACGTTGGTAACTTTTCGCGTTGGCCCTGATGATTCGGAATTAATCGCCAAACAGCTGGCGCCGGTAGTGAGTGAATACGACGTGATGAATATTGAACGCTTTAACGCTTACATAAGATTACTGATTGATAACCAGGCGAGCAAAGCTTTTAACTTAACTACTTATCCACCACAAGCCGGTAACCGGCAGATGGCACAAGCCGTAAAAGATTTATCCCGCCGCAAATATGGACGGGATAAAAGTCAAGTTGAAAAAGAAATTTTAGAACGGTCTAAATTGGGCGCAGAAACTTCACCGTCCCAAGGCCCGCCGCTTGAACGGACTTTATAAATACATCACATCATAATAAATACAGAGGCAAAAAATTTTGTGCCCCTGCGGGCATGGCGAGGCATAAAAAACTCAACTGTCCTGTTCTCCTTTATCTTCTTTGTTATCGGACAGCATCTCAGCCATTGCCCTACTCCGCTCCTCTTGGAGTGAAGTATTTTTTAAAACCTCGTCTATCTGTTCAAAAAAATCTCGCACAGAACACCAGCCTGAAAAATCAGTATCTTCATAATTTGGGTCTTCCAGGGTGCCGGTACTCCCACATAATATTTGAAAAGCTTTTGACTTACCGGCATCAGGCACCGCCTCCTCAATTTGTCTAGCAAAATCATTCATTCTAAAATTTAAAGCGCTACCTTTTTCTGTGCCTTTATACTTTTCTAAAGCCTGTTTTCGTAATTCTCTGAGATTTTGTATCTGGTCAAAGCCAATGGCAATTGTTGTAATGCCTTCTTCTTGCTCTGCATGGCCTCCTTCAGGTTTTTTGTCCATATTATTTTTGTAAATAAATAGTTTGAGTTGGGTAGGCGAACACTATCTTCTCTTTAGCAAATTTTTCGCATAATGACAAATTAACACTTTGTTGAATATCCATATAGGCATTGTAATCAGACGACTCAACGTAATAGACAACTTCAAAGTCTAGACTTGAATCGCCAAATTTGTAAAAATGACACCGATCAAACTCTGCGTTTTTAGTTTTATCAATAATTTCCTTAACTATGTCTGGGACTGATTCAATCTTTTTTTGTGAAGTGCCATAAACTATACCAAAATGAAATAAAGCCCGGCGGCGAGTCATGCGTTTGAAATTTTGCACCCGCGTGCTGGTCAATTCTGTATTAGACACCACGAGCTCCTCACCGGTAAGTGAACGAATACGCGTGGTTTTTAGCCCAATGCGCTCAACTGTGCCTTTATGTTCGCCAATAACGATAAAATCACCGACTTTGAACGGTTTATCAATATAAATTGAAAGCGAGCTAAATAAATCAGCAAATACCTTTTGTAATGCCAACGCCACCGCCAAACCGCCAACGCCCAAACTGGCAACCAGCGAAGTTACATTCACACCCAAATTAGACAACACCACTAATATGCCAACAATCCAAACTACAGCCGCCACGATAATTTTAACCACGCTCATCATTGATTCGGCCGTACCCTTGTCTTCTTCATCCGCTTGGTCAATGTATTTTTTGGCAAAATAATCAACAAGCCTATGAATGGCTTGTATTATTTCATACACTACCGCAATGATAAAAAACGCTTTAACAAGCGTGTTGGCGTAGCTAGGTAAAGTTAATGCCTTAACTGCAAAAAATAAAGCGACGACTAAATAAAATGGCGGTTTAACTTTAGTAAAAATTTTAATTAAAACGTCGTCAAACTCTGTTTTAGTTTTTTTGGCTAACTGCTTTAGCCGAGCCAAAATAATCACTTGAAAAATCTTCAACGCAATAAGTAAGCCAACAAAAATAACGGCCGACACTATATAGTCATAACCGCTATTGCCTAAAAACTCATAGCCCTTAAAAAACTCAACAAATCCCATGCCCTCTATATTAGCACAAAATTTTATTCGTACAAACCTTACTCTAAATTGTCGCCAAATTTCAAATCAAGCTTAGTCACATCGTCAAATTCGTAAATATTTTGATTCCATGTTGAACCGAAGTGCTTTTCAGCAACTGCTTCATTAATTATCCAGCGCATACTTAAATCTGTATCAATATAAAAAACTTCCACCGTGCGCTTATTTTTAATCAGCCAGCCCGGTTGAATGCCGTAAGGAGTATCAGTTAATTCTGTCTCGGGTTTTAGCGACGTGGTAGCGGCTGCGCTTTGGTTTATCACGCCGCGGGTAATTGGCCCAAAGTAGCCAACCGCCGGGCTTATACCCTTGGCTTGCTGAAAAGAAGCTAAAGCGGATTGAGTCGCTCGGCCAAAATAAGTTGTTTCATTGCCCGGTGAACCAGCCCCGCTAAATGCGACTGTAAAACCAGTATTATTCAAATAACGCTGTAGCTCTAAAACGTCTTGATGCTCATCTCCAAACTCTAAATCACGGGTAAAAAAATATGCGGTTGTGCTTCGCGCAGGACTCAATGCCGCTTGCAAACTAGCGTAAGGGTCAATTGGCTCACGCTCTGGCGTCCAAATTTCAAAATGCAAATGCGAACCGGTGCTTTCAGCATTGCCGCTATCTCCTACCCACGCAATATGTTGTCCAGCACTAACTTGTGTACCGCGCTGCAACCCCGGCACAAATGCGTATTCCGGTCCGCCGTTACCATCGTCAGTTCCCGGCGTATCATTATTAATATGCAAATAACGATAAGAATATCCGTCGCTATCATTAATATAAACAGCGTATCCCCAGGTTGGCTCATTAAAAGTAATATAGCGTACGTACCCATCAACCGCGGAAACTAACGGCGTCATCTTGTCAGCCAAAATATCAATGCCTTGGTGCGTCCGGCCGCCGGAACGCGGATCGCCAAAATTGTCTAAAATGGTATAGTCGCCGTCAACGGGAAAAGTAATTTCGCGCACGGTTTGGGCAAAAACAAAAAACGGCATCGCTAACGCCGCAATTGAAACTAAAAAATACTTAATTTTTGTTTTACGACGCATAAGCACTAGTATATAGTACTATAACGACCGCGCCAAATAAGTGTGACTTATTTTAATTTTTTACTCTTTGAGGTAAATTCAATCTTTTCCAGATTAAAAAAACCAAAGCTAAATATGCCAAGTAAATCAACAACTCTAAAAGCGAAGGGTTGCCGTTGTAGCCAAATATTCCAGCCAATAAAATGCCGATTTGTCCTTTGTCGTGCATTAACGGATAACTACCGTCGGCAAGTACGGGGGGATTAATGTTCCAAACTTCATCAATTAGCGGCGGCAAAATATGAGCTTCGTGGAATTCATGAACACCGTGAGCCAAAAGCCCAGCGGCAAAAAAGATTAAAACTAAGCTCGTGACATTAAAAAAATGTTTAATGCTAATTTTACGAAAACCCTTAAACAACAGATAACCTAATAAAACTGCCAACACCGTTCCTAAAATAAAGCCAAGCAAAACGCTATTAGCCGAAACCAGAGAAGCCACATTAAGGAATATCACCATTTCTATACCCTCTCTCAAGACTGAAACAAAAACTAACAAAAACAAACCATAAGCGTGAGGCTTATCCATTTGCTTGGCAACTCTATGTTCAATTTTTTGAGCAATTTGCTTTTGCCGCATCATCCAAAAAATCATATACGTTAATACCCCCGCCCCAACAAACATCATGGCCCCTTCAAAAATTTCTTCCGCTCTGCCGCTAAAGCTCCCGGCTATATTAAAAAATAAGAACCCGGCAATAATACTTGCAACAACTCCAAAGCCAAGCCCCACATATACAATTTGGTTGTAATGTGTTTGCCGAGTTCTATTTAAATAGCTTAAAACCACTCCGACAACCAGAGTGATTTCTAAAACTTCGCGAAATGTTATAACAAAACTTGGTAACACTTAAATAATATGCTAATTAAATTATCATCGGAGCGGGTGAGCCCGCCTATGCTTGCCTGCCGGCAGGCAAGGCGAATAAACTCCATCGAATTGCCGCCTTTAAATTTAACAGAAAAATCAAACTTTATATTCCTTAACTTTTTGAAGTGCTAATTTAAGCTGTTCTTGCTTATGCTGAAGATCTTCAATTTCTCTACTTATTGCAGACCATTTATCAAAATTTTCTTTTGCTCCTCGCGGACCATAACCATCCCTTACAGACATTTTTTCTTTAAGCAGTTCGTCAAAATCTTGGATGCCTGCTTGTCCTGCCTGTTGCTTAAGATCGCAATAATGCTTAATGCTACTTAACGCTTCCCGTACTGCCCTAATATTATCTGCAAGAATAAAATCACCAAAAGGTGTTTCAATAGATAGCTCTATAGTGTCAACACCTTGCGAAAATGTTTCGTCGGGCAAACTTAAGCTCTTAACTTCTGTCTCTCCCAACGACTCTCCATAAACTCCAAAATATCTAATTGCCATATGATACTCGGGTAATTCTTTTTCTAGCGCAGAGATTCCTCCTTCAGGAGATTTTGTCATAAGATTACTACAACAATAATTATAGCAATTCAGTGGGGGCAACTATTCTTATTTATGCAGAAAAATAAGATACCAAGTTATCAGCAGGGCTGCTAAAAGAATTAAATTAATAACAACACTAATTCCTAAGGCTGTGGTTTTACGTGAAGACATATTGTTTGCTAGTTCGTTTTCTGATCGCAACTCCTGGCGCGCATGATCAACTCTTCGATCGTCTTCTCTTTCTTGCTGGTTATTTATTATTCGGTGGGTCTGGGCATCTTCTTCTACTTGGTCGACTATCTGTTGATTTGTCTGTGATTTACTTGCCACTAAAAATTTTAATTTTTTCACAATTTTTAAGTTTTGAATTGGCATTGATTTAAAGATAATAAAGATTAACAAAGAATAGCTCAAGTATACCAAAAAATTGTTTTTTTAGCCATTAATTGGTATAATATAAACATTATGCTTGCTAAACAACCAAATAACAACGGCCAAACCGGCACACCCGATGAACCAATAAGTGCCGGAGACGGTGGTGTCAACCGCAAATGGATCGATGAACATGGTGATCCCAGCTATATCTATCTTGAATCCTTGGCAAAAGAGAAAACACAAGAGGCCTTAGAAAAGTTAAAAAGAATTGCCAATGATCATAACGTAAATTACAACGCTGCCGTTACTGCTCAAGATTTAGTTGCTATGATTGTGCTCGCAACACAACATGAAGATGGTGACGAATCAATGTAATATAATTAAAACCTCATCTGTCTTTAAAAAACTTTTTGATTTAGGTATTGTTGTCTTGCTACAACCAAGTGGACTTCGGATAATAATTAAGTAATTTATAGTTAAATTATATTAGAAAATCGCCCAAATGGGCGACTTTTTATTTTCTGATTCTCCGCCAGAGGCGGATAAATAACGTCGTTGATTTACCAGGTAGTAGCAAAATTAGCACCTTGTTGCCCTGCCCGCCTCTGGCGGGGGGGACCCCGATATTCATCCGG is part of the Candidatus Buchananbacteria bacterium CG10_big_fil_rev_8_21_14_0_10_42_9 genome and encodes:
- a CDS encoding mechanosensitive ion channel protein MscS; the protein is MGFVEFFKGYEFLGNSGYDYIVSAVIFVGLLIALKIFQVIILARLKQLAKKTKTEFDDVLIKIFTKVKPPFYLVVALFFAVKALTLPSYANTLVKAFFIIAVVYEIIQAIHRLVDYFAKKYIDQADEEDKGTAESMMSVVKIIVAAVVWIVGILVVLSNLGVNVTSLVASLGVGGLAVALALQKVFADLFSSLSIYIDKPFKVGDFIVIGEHKGTVERIGLKTTRIRSLTGEELVVSNTELTSTRVQNFKRMTRRRALFHFGIVYGTSQKKIESVPDIVKEIIDKTKNAEFDRCHFYKFGDSSLDFEVVYYVESSDYNAYMDIQQSVNLSLCEKFAKEKIVFAYPTQTIYLQK
- a CDS encoding high-affinity iron transporter, whose protein sequence is MLPSFVITFREVLEITLVVGVVLSYLNRTRQTHYNQIVYVGLGFGVVASIIAGFLFFNIAGSFSGRAEEIFEGAMMFVGAGVLTYMIFWMMRQKQIAQKIEHRVAKQMDKPHAYGLFLLVFVSVLREGIEMVIFLNVASLVSANSVLLGFILGTVLAVLLGYLLFKGFRKISIKHFFNVTSLVLIFFAAGLLAHGVHEFHEAHILPPLIDEVWNINPPVLADGSYPLMHDKGQIGILLAGIFGYNGNPSLLELLIYLAYLALVFLIWKRLNLPQRVKN